Proteins encoded within one genomic window of Parachlamydia sp. AcF125:
- a CDS encoding helix-turn-helix domain-containing protein — MQNFNQERRSVLLIDHMKEEAKNLGEIFKHKRKELNLSLKEVENGTSIRMSYLQAIEEGELQKVISPIYAQGFVKQYASFLGVDGEKLVKEFPHIFNKGISQEFSYGIGTLEMRGNPGAGIKWFPNAMWVGAFIAILGAAWYLAKVLEVL; from the coding sequence ATGCAGAATTTTAACCAGGAGAGGAGATCAGTTTTACTGATAGATCACATGAAAGAAGAAGCCAAAAATTTGGGTGAAATTTTTAAACACAAACGAAAAGAATTAAATCTTTCGCTTAAAGAAGTCGAAAATGGAACTTCCATTCGCATGAGTTATTTACAAGCTATCGAGGAAGGGGAATTACAAAAAGTCATTTCTCCTATTTATGCCCAAGGGTTTGTTAAGCAATATGCTTCATTTTTGGGAGTAGATGGAGAAAAGTTAGTTAAGGAATTCCCTCATATTTTTAACAAAGGGATTTCTCAAGAATTTTCTTATGGAATCGGAACTTTGGAAATGCGAGGCAATCCTGGAGCTGGTATTAAGTGGTTTCCCAATGCCATGTGGGTGGGCGCGTTTATTGCCATTTTAGGCGCTGCTTGGTATTTAGCGAAGGTCCTTGAGGTTCTTTAA
- the rnhC gene encoding ribonuclease HIII: MQDKTHPHTFVTAIDLSLAKQLQSDLLEQGFELSTPPYTLFSAKKKGVSCTLYQSGKLTVQGKDKGPFIEFYLEPHFLKTCAYTYPEQVVTPHENLLARIGVDESGKGDFFGPLCIAGVFAQGPDIPRLKSLGVRDSKMIADKEVLKISSKIRESFLYHIVRINPLKYNELYGKFLNLNRLLGWGHATTIENLVEVTQCKEVVIDQFAAEHVVITALNRKKLLINLTQRHRAEEDIIVAAASILARAAFLEGLEKLRQEFNLPFPKGASFKTIEVGKQFVKQYGKEALEKVCKLHFKTLDSILN, encoded by the coding sequence ATGCAAGATAAAACCCATCCCCATACGTTCGTTACGGCTATCGATCTTTCTTTAGCAAAGCAACTGCAAAGCGACCTTTTAGAGCAAGGCTTTGAGCTGTCAACACCGCCCTATACCCTTTTTTCTGCGAAAAAAAAGGGGGTTTCCTGCACCCTCTATCAATCAGGGAAATTGACCGTCCAAGGAAAAGATAAAGGCCCTTTTATCGAGTTCTATCTCGAACCTCACTTTTTAAAAACTTGCGCTTACACCTATCCTGAACAGGTCGTGACGCCCCATGAAAACCTCCTTGCCCGTATTGGAGTAGATGAATCCGGAAAAGGAGATTTTTTTGGCCCTTTATGCATAGCGGGTGTTTTTGCCCAAGGCCCAGACATCCCCCGCCTTAAGTCGCTTGGAGTCCGAGATTCCAAAATGATTGCAGATAAAGAGGTCTTAAAAATAAGCTCTAAAATCCGAGAATCCTTTCTCTATCATATCGTGCGCATCAACCCCCTAAAATACAATGAACTGTATGGAAAATTCCTTAATCTTAATCGCCTATTAGGGTGGGGACATGCCACTACCATTGAGAATCTAGTTGAAGTAACCCAGTGCAAAGAGGTGGTGATCGACCAATTCGCTGCTGAACATGTGGTAATCACAGCCTTAAATAGAAAAAAACTTTTAATCAATCTTACCCAAAGACATCGAGCCGAAGAAGATATCATTGTAGCCGCGGCCTCCATTTTGGCGCGCGCTGCTTTTTTAGAAGGGCTCGAAAAGTTACGCCAAGAGTTCAATCTTCCTTTCCCTAAAGGAGCTTCTTTTAAAACGATCGAAGTGGGAAAACAATTTGTTAAGCAATATGGAAAAGAGGCTTTAGAAAAAGTTTGTAAACTTCATTTTAAAACGCTTGACTCAATTTTAAATTAA
- the recN gene encoding DNA repair protein RecN yields the protein MLKHLIIRNLILIEYVEIPFENHLNVLSGETGAGKSAIMHALALIAGARADSSFIRNGTEKGSVEAIFDIERLPTVCHLLEEAGIEHTLEEELIIRREISPQGKSRAFINNQFVQQALLKKVGEQLIEMISQHATQDLFSTEHHRSVLDLYGSHHLLLNQFQQNWDKENALRKKIEQLISAEAQRLRDIEVCLYELEELDEARLKNGEDEELFAEYSLLSNSEERLSKSQTVYQGLQSKREAVLPLLNQYVLVLERLASLDPTTQEIYQSCHHARLELQEVAYSLQAYINKIDVCPERIQTINERLALINKLKRKYGSSIEEIQAYQEKTKQKLHALENVLSEIEILQEEVAKLTESNTELCQKLSTQRKTTAKLLEEALEKELRTLNMPKVKFHVRISPQLRNRMGDDHIEFFLSPNIGEKEIAIRECASGGELSRLMLALQTLLAGRGQIPTLIFDEIDANIGGETASIVGEKLKEIGQKHQVLCITHFPQVAQHAFAHWHIFKQEKEGRTYSSIERLDKKKRQAELARMAGKGQIKDALIGA from the coding sequence ATGCTAAAACATCTTATCATTCGTAACCTTATCCTTATCGAATATGTTGAAATCCCTTTTGAAAATCATTTAAACGTTCTTTCAGGAGAAACGGGCGCAGGGAAATCCGCCATTATGCATGCCCTTGCCTTGATTGCAGGTGCCAGAGCTGATTCTAGCTTTATTAGAAATGGGACAGAAAAAGGCAGCGTGGAAGCCATATTTGACATTGAGCGTTTGCCCACCGTCTGCCATCTTTTGGAAGAAGCTGGGATTGAGCACACTCTAGAAGAAGAGCTTATCATTCGACGAGAAATCTCTCCTCAGGGAAAAAGTAGGGCGTTTATCAACAATCAATTTGTGCAACAAGCCTTGTTAAAGAAAGTTGGCGAGCAACTGATTGAAATGATTAGTCAACACGCCACTCAGGACCTTTTTTCCACCGAACATCACCGCTCGGTCTTGGATCTTTACGGGTCTCATCATCTCTTACTTAATCAATTCCAACAGAATTGGGACAAGGAGAACGCGCTTAGGAAAAAAATTGAGCAATTAATTTCAGCTGAAGCCCAAAGGCTGCGCGACATTGAGGTCTGCCTGTATGAATTGGAAGAGCTGGATGAAGCGCGCTTAAAAAATGGGGAAGATGAAGAGTTATTTGCCGAGTACTCGCTCCTTTCTAACAGTGAAGAGCGTTTATCTAAAAGCCAAACTGTTTATCAAGGCTTGCAATCTAAACGAGAAGCGGTGCTTCCCCTTCTGAATCAATATGTGCTTGTCTTAGAAAGATTGGCTTCCTTGGATCCAACCACGCAAGAAATTTATCAATCCTGCCACCATGCGCGCCTGGAATTGCAAGAAGTTGCTTATTCTCTCCAAGCTTACATAAATAAAATCGATGTTTGCCCTGAAAGAATCCAAACGATTAATGAACGACTAGCCCTCATTAATAAACTGAAAAGAAAATATGGCTCTTCCATTGAAGAAATTCAAGCTTACCAAGAAAAAACCAAGCAGAAGCTGCATGCGCTAGAAAACGTGTTGAGTGAAATAGAAATTCTGCAAGAAGAGGTGGCTAAACTCACTGAAAGTAATACCGAACTCTGCCAAAAACTTTCCACGCAAAGAAAAACTACCGCCAAATTATTAGAAGAGGCTCTGGAAAAAGAGCTTCGCACTCTCAATATGCCGAAAGTTAAATTTCATGTGAGAATTTCCCCCCAACTGAGAAACCGAATGGGGGATGATCATATTGAATTTTTCCTCTCTCCCAATATTGGGGAAAAAGAGATCGCCATTCGAGAATGTGCCAGCGGGGGTGAGCTTTCAAGATTAATGCTAGCCTTGCAAACGCTGTTAGCTGGCCGTGGACAAATTCCTACTTTAATCTTCGACGAAATCGATGCGAATATTGGAGGAGAAACAGCCTCTATTGTGGGAGAAAAGCTGAAAGAAATTGGGCAAAAGCATCAAGTATTATGCATTACCCACTTTCCACAAGTTGCCCAGCATGCCTTTGCTCATTGGCATATCTTTAAACAAGAAAAAGAAGGGCGCACATACTCTTCTATCGAGCGGTTGGATAAGAAAAAACGGCAAGCAGAGCTTGCACGCATGGCCGGAAAAGGGCAAATCAAAGACGCCCTAATTGGCGCCTGA
- a CDS encoding aldo/keto reductase has protein sequence MEYRRLGKAGLKVSELSFGSWITFGSNLSLNNIRQCLNVAFEAGVNFFDNAEVYANGASELLMGEAIKDFRREDLVISTKIFWGGKGPNATGLSWKHLVEGTKGSLRRLQLDYVDLLFCHRPDPTTPIEETVRAMDFLVRSGLAFYWGTSEWSAEDIKEAYQIAHAIHAIPPSMEQPEYNLFHRTRVEQEYAPLYHKYGMGTTIWSPLESGILTGKYNEEIPPASRLSRHEELRHRLTKEKICKVKALEKLAHELSCSLPQLAIAWCLKNPHVSSVILGASSLPQLQENLKAEQVKQQLTDEVIHSIEEILKNPISQI, from the coding sequence ATGGAATATAGACGATTAGGTAAAGCGGGTTTAAAGGTCAGTGAGCTATCTTTTGGTTCATGGATTACATTTGGCAGTAATTTAAGTTTAAACAACATTCGACAATGTTTAAATGTGGCTTTTGAAGCAGGCGTCAATTTTTTTGATAATGCCGAAGTTTATGCGAATGGGGCTTCCGAGCTTTTGATGGGGGAGGCCATTAAAGATTTCCGCAGGGAAGATTTAGTCATTTCGACTAAAATTTTTTGGGGAGGAAAAGGACCAAATGCAACAGGGTTAAGCTGGAAGCATTTAGTAGAAGGAACCAAAGGTTCTTTGCGTCGATTGCAACTCGATTATGTAGATCTTTTATTCTGTCACCGGCCCGATCCCACGACTCCTATTGAAGAGACAGTTCGGGCTATGGATTTTTTAGTGCGCTCAGGATTAGCTTTTTATTGGGGAACCTCCGAATGGTCTGCAGAAGATATTAAAGAAGCCTATCAAATTGCCCATGCCATTCACGCCATTCCGCCCTCTATGGAACAACCTGAATACAACCTATTTCACCGCACGCGTGTAGAACAAGAATATGCACCCCTTTATCATAAATATGGGATGGGGACTACCATTTGGAGCCCGCTAGAATCCGGGATATTGACGGGCAAGTATAATGAAGAAATCCCTCCTGCAAGTCGGTTATCTCGGCATGAAGAATTGCGCCATCGGCTAACCAAGGAAAAAATTTGCAAAGTAAAAGCCTTAGAAAAATTGGCGCATGAGCTTTCCTGTAGCCTACCGCAGCTAGCCATTGCTTGGTGTTTAAAAAATCCACACGTTAGCTCAGTCATTTTGGGAGCTTCGTCTCTTCCTCAGCTGCAAGAAAACTTGAAGGCTGAGCAAGTAAAGCAGCAGCTTACCGATGAGGTCATCCATTCTATCGAAGAGATATTAAAAAACCCTATCTCTCAAATTTAA
- a CDS encoding TIGR01777 family oxidoreductase, translated as MNIVISGSSGLIGTALITFFREQGHLVKRLVRKKGGLAHDEIGWDPETGIIDSKLLEGSDVLINLAGENIAHGRWNDFKKKKILNSRLKTTQLLSKTLHHLKSPPSLWINASAIGYYGNQDDKIVHENTPAGTSFLSKVCKEWEASAQAPPGIRTVYTRFGLIMTPKGGALKQMLLPFRLGLGGILGTGKQYMSWMTMQDLVRAIDHIIKTPSLKGPVNMVTPFPVTNQEFTHVLGKVLNRPTVLSMPAFAARLIFGEMAEELLLSSMRVEPKQLINSSFTYTHPKLEEAMHALLEDGPHA; from the coding sequence ATGAATATTGTGATTTCAGGTTCTTCGGGCTTGATTGGAACAGCCTTAATCACCTTTTTCAGAGAACAAGGACATCTTGTTAAGCGTCTTGTTCGTAAAAAAGGGGGGCTAGCGCACGACGAAATTGGTTGGGATCCAGAAACTGGCATTATAGATTCGAAACTTCTTGAGGGTTCAGATGTGCTAATCAATCTTGCTGGAGAAAATATTGCGCATGGCAGGTGGAATGACTTCAAGAAGAAAAAAATTTTAAATAGCCGCTTGAAAACAACTCAGCTGTTAAGCAAAACTTTACACCACTTAAAATCGCCTCCTAGCCTATGGATCAATGCTTCTGCAATCGGATACTATGGGAATCAAGATGACAAGATCGTCCATGAAAACACACCGGCAGGCACAAGCTTTTTATCAAAAGTTTGTAAAGAGTGGGAAGCTTCCGCACAAGCTCCTCCAGGAATTCGGACAGTCTATACCAGGTTTGGTTTGATTATGACCCCAAAAGGAGGAGCTCTTAAACAAATGCTTCTGCCTTTTAGACTTGGTTTAGGAGGCATATTAGGAACAGGAAAGCAATACATGAGCTGGATGACAATGCAAGATCTCGTTCGTGCGATCGATCACATTATAAAAACCCCTTCTTTAAAAGGGCCTGTGAATATGGTCACCCCCTTCCCGGTGACCAACCAAGAATTTACCCATGTCTTAGGTAAGGTCTTAAATCGCCCAACCGTTTTATCCATGCCTGCTTTTGCTGCTCGCCTCATTTTTGGAGAAATGGCAGAGGAGCTATTATTAAGTAGCATGCGTGTAGAGCCTAAGCAGCTTATAAATTCTTCTTTTACCTATACGCATCCAAAGTTAGAAGAAGCCATGCACGCATTATTAGAAGATGGGCCTCATGCTTGA
- a CDS encoding thioredoxin family protein, translated as MPFTLPIGGKAPDFSLPATDGKTYALKDFDKYPVLVLFFTCNHCPYVIGSDEVTRKTAEKFMSQGVIFVGINSNSKNTYPEDSFEHMVQRMHEHHFPWLYLYDESQEVAKKYGALRTPHFYVFDKNRALVYTGRGVDRPRNTNEMKENDLDRVLTEFLSGKPISTPILNPIGCNIKWEGKDAHWMPDDACDLI; from the coding sequence ATGCCTTTTACACTACCTATCGGGGGAAAAGCACCTGACTTTTCTTTGCCGGCAACAGATGGGAAAACTTATGCGCTAAAAGATTTTGATAAATATCCGGTTCTTGTGCTTTTTTTTACCTGCAACCACTGCCCCTACGTAATAGGTTCGGATGAGGTAACTCGCAAGACAGCAGAGAAGTTTATGTCGCAAGGAGTTATTTTTGTGGGGATCAACTCTAATAGCAAAAATACCTATCCTGAAGACTCTTTTGAGCATATGGTCCAAAGGATGCATGAGCATCATTTTCCTTGGTTGTACTTGTACGATGAGAGCCAAGAAGTGGCAAAAAAATATGGAGCCCTGCGCACCCCTCATTTTTATGTATTCGACAAAAATAGGGCTTTAGTCTACACCGGAAGAGGCGTTGACCGTCCTCGCAATACAAACGAAATGAAAGAAAATGATTTAGATCGCGTGTTAACAGAATTTCTATCTGGAAAGCCCATCTCTACACCCATCTTGAACCCCATTGGATGCAACATTAAATGGGAAGGAAAAGATGCCCATTGGATGCCTGATGATGCATGCGATCTTATTTGA
- a CDS encoding F-box protein, whose product MFNNLLFHFNHVIVSNHNGYDRWAKTFLSPARNLASLYGNSKTIRYFKVNNESGKINEISHLGPILPKILTIASYILCALPGLLIGGCLMKLALRDKDVKRSFSLLKMWLPNEKGNEAQEIFPIPNELFDKIVFFLPEKDKVNFRSVSQSAKAIMDNFYLKALDRKLLKGLTKETNGDFSIMNLTADCYEYQKKYHYAEPVIQVFGGFKNILTLPFVTFKKVFSKKNEDIFTEFDSCAQSPKFAKFPNIFRYFAQFSEKKAAEWIIIKYTLLVPKEMSIDGQKHVWHDYLIWKPGGDEKYWSAVDARAEDKIQTSRGGKSFSKAVRENVSFEMRENWKRPIVFWEDREKSLNKIRSLIHNEKLPFSYLALNEVPPSKAVFTPLPNGSFSSHKLQYTYKDRFETTFCKLGHLTLKEMQN is encoded by the coding sequence ATGTTTAACAACCTTCTTTTCCACTTTAATCACGTGATTGTCTCCAATCATAACGGCTACGATCGGTGGGCAAAAACCTTTTTGTCTCCTGCTCGCAATCTTGCCTCGTTATATGGGAACAGCAAGACTATTCGTTATTTCAAAGTGAATAATGAAAGTGGCAAAATTAACGAAATTTCCCACCTTGGTCCAATTTTGCCCAAAATTCTTACCATAGCCAGCTATATTCTATGCGCTCTTCCTGGACTACTGATTGGAGGCTGTTTAATGAAACTTGCGCTTAGAGATAAAGATGTTAAAAGATCTTTTTCTCTATTAAAGATGTGGCTTCCAAATGAAAAAGGAAACGAGGCTCAAGAAATTTTCCCTATCCCTAACGAGCTTTTTGATAAGATTGTTTTTTTCTTACCTGAAAAGGATAAAGTTAATTTTCGCTCTGTAAGTCAATCAGCAAAAGCAATAATGGATAATTTCTATCTAAAAGCCTTAGATCGAAAACTTTTAAAAGGCTTAACAAAAGAGACAAATGGCGACTTTTCTATCATGAACTTAACAGCTGATTGCTATGAGTATCAAAAAAAATACCACTACGCAGAACCTGTTATCCAAGTTTTTGGAGGATTTAAGAATATTTTAACCCTTCCCTTCGTTACATTCAAAAAAGTTTTCTCTAAAAAAAATGAAGATATATTTACCGAATTTGATTCTTGTGCTCAAAGCCCAAAATTTGCTAAGTTTCCGAATATATTTCGCTACTTCGCCCAATTTTCGGAAAAAAAGGCAGCAGAGTGGATTATCATTAAATATACTCTCCTGGTTCCCAAAGAAATGTCTATAGATGGCCAAAAACATGTTTGGCATGATTACTTAATATGGAAGCCTGGTGGGGACGAAAAATACTGGTCTGCAGTAGATGCAAGAGCTGAAGATAAAATTCAAACCTCACGGGGAGGAAAATCTTTTTCAAAAGCTGTTAGAGAAAATGTCTCATTTGAGATGCGAGAGAATTGGAAGCGGCCTATTGTTTTTTGGGAAGACCGTGAGAAAAGCTTAAATAAAATAAGATCCTTAATCCACAACGAAAAACTCCCCTTTTCCTATCTTGCGCTCAATGAGGTTCCTCCATCTAAAGCTGTATTCACTCCATTGCCCAATGGAAGTTTCTCTTCGCATAAATTACAATACACCTATAAAGACCGGTTTGAGACAACCTTTTGTAAACTGGGACACTTAACATTGAAAGAGATGCAAAATTGA
- a CDS encoding deoxyribodipyrimidine photo-lyase yields MGKVSIVWMRQDLRVEDHPALNAAAQRGSVLPVYIWSPQEEGHCPLGGASRWWLHHSLKRLENDLRSLGLPLIIRKGKSLECLKEVIKEAKADALFWSRQYEPYAIKREIQIKAELTKEGVLVKSFPGNILYEPWTIQNKQGKPFQVFTFFWKNCLAKEKPLDPLPAPMGVKGQVIEVDSLDIEDLNLLPRTPWDEGIAHTWKPGSAYAKEFLAYFLEGSVRDYHERRDRPDLPGTSRLSPYLHFGEISVRTVWHEVVDRVGFQVAEPYLRQLGWRDFAYHLLYHFPHTLQEPMRPEFASFPWKENKKFLKAWQKGVTGYPFVDAGMRQLWMTGWMHNRARLVVGSFLVKDLLLPWQKGAAWFWDMLVDADLANNTLGWQWVAGCGADAAPYFRIFNPATQGKKFDPEGNYVRKWIPEIANLPDQWIHQPWEAPPEVLHKAGIKLGEDYPYPIVNHEEARLKALEAFEEIKTS; encoded by the coding sequence ATGGGAAAAGTCTCTATCGTATGGATGCGGCAAGATTTACGCGTTGAAGACCATCCTGCTTTAAACGCTGCTGCCCAAAGGGGGAGCGTCCTTCCTGTTTATATTTGGTCGCCTCAGGAAGAAGGGCATTGCCCTTTAGGAGGAGCGAGCAGGTGGTGGCTACATCATTCTTTAAAGCGTCTGGAAAATGATCTTCGATCTTTAGGTTTGCCTCTTATCATTCGAAAAGGAAAGAGCCTTGAGTGTTTAAAAGAGGTGATTAAAGAAGCAAAAGCAGATGCTTTATTTTGGTCCAGGCAGTATGAACCGTATGCCATTAAAAGAGAGATTCAAATTAAGGCAGAGCTTACAAAAGAAGGGGTCTTAGTTAAGAGTTTTCCGGGGAATATTTTGTATGAACCATGGACCATCCAAAATAAACAAGGCAAACCTTTTCAGGTTTTCACTTTTTTTTGGAAAAATTGTTTAGCTAAAGAAAAGCCGCTTGATCCTTTGCCTGCTCCCATGGGCGTAAAGGGGCAAGTCATTGAGGTCGATTCTCTGGATATAGAAGATCTAAACTTACTTCCGAGAACTCCCTGGGATGAAGGGATTGCCCATACCTGGAAACCGGGAAGTGCTTATGCCAAGGAATTTTTGGCCTACTTTCTAGAAGGCAGTGTGCGGGACTATCATGAAAGGCGCGACCGCCCCGATTTGCCAGGAACTTCCCGCTTATCCCCTTATCTGCATTTTGGAGAGATTAGCGTAAGAACAGTGTGGCATGAAGTGGTAGACAGAGTAGGTTTTCAGGTAGCTGAGCCTTATTTAAGGCAGTTAGGATGGCGAGATTTTGCTTATCATTTGCTCTACCATTTTCCTCATACTCTGCAAGAGCCGATGCGCCCAGAATTTGCCAGTTTCCCCTGGAAAGAAAATAAAAAGTTTTTAAAAGCCTGGCAAAAAGGGGTAACAGGTTATCCATTCGTAGATGCAGGGATGAGGCAACTATGGATGACTGGCTGGATGCATAATCGAGCCCGCTTAGTGGTAGGGTCTTTTTTAGTTAAAGATTTGCTTCTCCCTTGGCAGAAGGGTGCCGCATGGTTTTGGGATATGTTGGTAGATGCAGATTTAGCTAACAACACTTTAGGATGGCAGTGGGTAGCCGGCTGTGGAGCAGATGCTGCCCCTTATTTTCGCATATTCAATCCAGCCACTCAAGGTAAAAAATTTGATCCTGAAGGCAACTATGTGAGAAAGTGGATCCCCGAAATTGCAAACCTGCCGGATCAATGGATACACCAACCCTGGGAAGCTCCTCCTGAAGTGCTGCATAAAGCAGGGATAAAACTGGGAGAAGATTATCCTTACCCTATTGTCAACCATGAAGAGGCGCGTTTAAAGGCGTTAGAGGCCTTTGAAGAAATAAAGACTAGCTAG
- a CDS encoding methionyl aminopeptidase: MGRNDPCWCGSWKKWKKCHYPVERGDSIQALPKSVAEQYYHEYDIIIKTEEQIAGIRASSRLAAKILDATCALAKAGVTTQELNDFADRMHREAGAIPAPLNYGHPPFPKSICTSLNEVICHGIPNDIPLREGDIVNIDVTCILNGYYGDCSRMVVIGGKTTPERQLVVDVAYECLMKACAILKPGIFISDIGKVIEPYAISRGCSVVNQFVAHGIGIEFHEGPQIPHYQNSMHIPLVPGMTFTIEPMINAGVRAAVVDRNDQWTARTKDGKASGQWEHTLLITQTGYEILTPWTRD; encoded by the coding sequence ATCGGAAGAAATGATCCCTGCTGGTGTGGGAGTTGGAAAAAATGGAAGAAATGTCATTACCCAGTTGAACGAGGAGACTCTATACAAGCCCTACCTAAGTCGGTTGCAGAACAGTACTACCATGAATACGATATCATTATCAAAACGGAAGAGCAAATCGCAGGCATTCGTGCCTCTAGCCGCTTGGCTGCTAAGATTCTCGATGCTACCTGTGCACTTGCTAAGGCAGGAGTTACCACGCAGGAGCTAAACGATTTTGCTGATAGAATGCATCGAGAAGCTGGTGCCATTCCCGCCCCTCTTAATTATGGGCACCCCCCTTTTCCGAAAAGCATTTGCACATCTTTAAATGAGGTCATTTGCCATGGAATTCCCAATGACATCCCCCTGCGCGAGGGTGACATTGTCAATATAGACGTAACTTGCATTTTAAATGGATATTATGGAGATTGCAGCCGCATGGTGGTAATCGGGGGAAAGACAACCCCAGAGCGGCAATTGGTGGTGGATGTGGCATACGAATGCTTAATGAAAGCTTGTGCAATTTTAAAACCGGGGATATTTATCTCGGATATTGGCAAGGTCATTGAACCTTATGCGATTTCAAGAGGCTGTTCTGTTGTCAATCAATTCGTCGCACATGGGATAGGAATTGAGTTTCATGAAGGCCCCCAAATCCCCCATTATCAGAATTCGATGCATATCCCCTTAGTTCCAGGAATGACTTTTACGATTGAACCGATGATCAATGCGGGTGTGCGCGCCGCTGTAGTTGATCGCAATGACCAATGGACAGCGAGGACGAAAGATGGCAAAGCCAGCGGGCAATGGGAACATACCCTCTTGATTACCCAAACTGGCTATGAAATTTTAACCCCTTGGACACGGGATTAA
- the sthA gene encoding Si-specific NAD(P)(+) transhydrogenase: protein MEQMNVELAVIGAGPAGQKAAIQAAKLGKKVVVIEKLPEPGGNCLFSGTIPSKTLREAIIDLTGYHERSFYGDASFIHEVSIHDLNNRLFKVIDEEKHMLQRQFKKNNIRFIQGNAYFEASNRMTITDAEFRQLYHIKAEKFMIATGSQPRNPPEVPFDDEVILDSTRLLGLDRVPKTMIVLGGGIIGSEYASFFAALGTEVTIIDKKEHILPFVDAEIGTHLQTALTDIGLKFMGRKEPEQISRVDDKAEVKFKDGTVCKADCLLYALGRKANVDTLGIENAGLKLNGQGYIPVNSLFQTEAAHIYAIGDVIGGPCLASTSMEQGRLAALHACGVQTHYFPAVYPIGIYTIPEISSCGYTEEQLKRMGFHYEVGRAYYYEIARSHIAGSNTGMFKILFHAETLEILGVHVIGRSATEVIHIGQIAMSFRARIDYFIDHVFNYPTYAEGYRVAALNGVNKIRLKSKV from the coding sequence ATGGAACAGATGAATGTGGAGCTTGCTGTGATTGGAGCTGGGCCTGCAGGACAAAAAGCCGCGATTCAAGCTGCTAAGCTGGGAAAAAAAGTGGTGGTCATTGAAAAGCTTCCTGAGCCAGGCGGAAATTGTTTGTTCTCTGGCACCATTCCTTCTAAAACTTTACGGGAAGCGATTATCGATTTAACTGGCTACCATGAACGCAGTTTTTACGGGGATGCAAGTTTCATTCACGAAGTTTCCATTCATGACTTAAATAACCGGCTTTTTAAAGTTATTGACGAAGAAAAGCATATGTTGCAAAGGCAATTTAAAAAAAATAACATCCGGTTCATCCAGGGCAATGCTTATTTTGAAGCTTCCAATCGGATGACTATCACGGATGCTGAATTTCGTCAATTGTATCATATTAAAGCCGAAAAGTTTATGATTGCTACAGGCTCCCAACCTCGCAATCCACCCGAAGTCCCTTTTGATGATGAGGTGATACTAGATTCTACCCGCTTGCTAGGCTTAGACCGTGTTCCTAAAACCATGATTGTTTTAGGCGGAGGAATTATTGGATCTGAATATGCCAGTTTTTTTGCGGCCTTAGGAACGGAAGTGACGATTATCGATAAAAAAGAACATATTCTTCCGTTCGTGGATGCTGAAATAGGAACTCATTTACAAACGGCTTTAACAGATATCGGCCTAAAATTTATGGGGCGGAAAGAACCAGAACAAATTTCCCGAGTGGATGATAAGGCTGAGGTTAAGTTCAAGGATGGCACAGTCTGTAAAGCTGACTGTTTACTTTACGCTTTGGGAAGAAAAGCAAATGTGGATACTTTGGGGATAGAAAATGCCGGCCTTAAGTTAAATGGGCAAGGATATATTCCTGTTAATTCTCTTTTTCAAACAGAAGCAGCTCATATTTATGCGATAGGAGACGTCATTGGGGGACCGTGCTTGGCTTCTACCAGCATGGAACAAGGGCGTTTGGCTGCCCTACATGCGTGTGGGGTGCAAACCCATTATTTTCCAGCTGTTTATCCTATTGGCATTTACACCATTCCTGAGATTTCAAGTTGTGGTTATACAGAAGAGCAATTAAAGAGAATGGGATTTCACTATGAAGTGGGGCGGGCTTATTATTACGAAATCGCCCGCAGCCATATTGCAGGTAGCAATACGGGAATGTTTAAAATTTTATTTCACGCCGAGACTTTAGAAATTTTAGGAGTGCATGTCATTGGGCGAAGTGCAACAGAGGTCATTCATATTGGGCAAATAGCCATGAGTTTTAGAGCGCGTATCGATTATTTCATCGATCATGTATTTAATTATCCCACCTATGCAGAGGGATATCGTGTGGCGGCATTAAATGGAGTGAATAAAATCCGCTTAAAGAGTAAAGTATAG
- the rpmB gene encoding 50S ribosomal protein L28 yields MSKVCPVTGKKTTRGYKYAIRGIAKKKKGIGLKVTGKTKRRFKANLADRKLWLAEENRFVSIPNLSIAGLRTLEKKEGGVAAYVRQLRAQHKAS; encoded by the coding sequence ATGTCTAAGGTTTGTCCAGTAACTGGAAAAAAAACAACGCGCGGATATAAATACGCTATTCGTGGAATTGCGAAAAAGAAAAAAGGGATTGGTCTTAAAGTGACTGGCAAGACAAAACGTCGCTTTAAAGCAAATCTAGCCGACCGTAAATTGTGGCTTGCAGAGGAAAATCGGTTTGTTAGCATTCCCAATCTCTCTATTGCAGGCTTACGCACTCTTGAGAAGAAAGAAGGCGGAGTTGCTGCGTATGTTCGGCAATTGCGCGCTCAGCATAAAGCTAGCTAA